Proteins encoded together in one Pithys albifrons albifrons isolate INPA30051 chromosome 29, PitAlb_v1, whole genome shotgun sequence window:
- the LOC139683681 gene encoding hexokinase-2 isoform X3, which yields MVTAVAYRLDAQHKARQKILEPFKLSHEQLLEVKERMRMEMEKGLGKETHEEATVKMLPTYVCSTPDGTEKGDFLALDLGGTNFRVLLVRVRNGMRRGVEMHNKIYSIPVEIMQGTGEELFDHIVHCISDFLEYMGMKGVSLPLGFTFSFPCQQNNLDEGILLKWTKGFKATGCEGEDVVGLLKEAIHRREEFDLDVVAVVNDTVGTMMTCGYEDPYCEVGLIVGTGSNACYMEEMRNVELVEGDEGRMCVNMEWGAFGDSGCLDDVRTEFDVAVDELSLNPGKQRFEKMISGMYLGEIVRNILMDFTKRGLLFRGRISERLKTRGIFETKFLSQIESDRLALLQVRSILQHLGLESTCDDSIIVKEVCAVVARRAAQLCGAGMAAVVDKIRENRGLDFLKVTVGVDGTLYKLHPHFSTVMQDTVKELSPKCEVTFLQSEDGSGKGAALITAVACRIREAGQR from the exons ATGGTGACAGCCGTGGCATACAGGCTGGATGCCCAGCACAAGGCCCGGCAGAAGATTCTGGAGCCCTTCAAGCTGAGCCAcgagcagctgctggaggtgaaggagaggatgaggatggagatggagaaagGGCTGGGCAAGGAGACGCACGAGGAGGCAACGGTGAAAATGCTGCCCACCTACGTGTGCTCAACTCCTGATGGCACAG AAAAGGGAGATTTCCTGGCCCTGGACCTGGGAGGGACCAACTTCCGTGTGCTGCTGGTGCGTGTCCGGAACGGGATGCGACGCGGCGTGGAGATGCACAACAAGATCTACTCCATCCCCGTGGAGATCATGCAGGGGACAGGAGAGGAG CTCTTTGACCACATTGTCCACTGCATCTCCGACTTCCTGGAATACATGGGCATGAAGGGCGTGTCTCTCCCACTCGGCttcaccttctccttcccttgccAGCAGAACAACCTGGATGAG GGAATTCTGCTGAAGTGGACAAAGGGCTTCAAGGCGACGGGCTGTGAGGGGGAGGACGTGGTGGGGCTGCTGAAGGAGGCGATCCACCGGAGAGAG GAGTTCGACCTGGACGTGGTGGCCGTGGTGAACGACACGGTTGGCACCATGATGACCTGTGGCTATGAGGATCCCTACTGTGAAGTTGGGCTGATAGTGG GCACGGGCAGCAATGCCTGCTACATGGAGGAGATGAGGAACGTGGAGCTGGTGGAAGGGGACGAGGGCAGGATGTGTGTGAACATGGAGTGGGGAGCCTTTGGAGACAGCGGCTGCTTGGATGACGTGCGGACGGAGTTCGACGTGGCTGTGGATGAGCTGTCCCTCAACCCCGGCAAGCAGAG GTTTGAGAAGATGATCAGTGGGATGTACCTGGGGGAGATCGTGCGCAACATCCTGATGGATTTCACCAAGCGAGGGCTGCTCTTCCGGGGACGGATCTCGGAGAGGCTGAAGACCAGAGGGATCTTTGAGACCAAGTTCCTGTCCCAGATAGAGAG TGACCGCTTGGCGCTGCTGCAGGTGCGCTCcatcctgcagcacctgggGCTGGAGTCCACGTGCGACGACAGCATCATCGTGAAGGAGGTGTGCGCGGTGGTGGCGCGGCGCGCGGCCCAGCTCTGCGGCGCCGGCATGGCCGCCGTGGTGGACAAGATCCGCGAGAACCGCGGGCTCGACTTCCTCAAGGTCACCGTGGGCGTGGACGGGACGCTCTACAAGCTGCACCCGCA CTTCTCCACCGTCATGCAGGACACCGTGAAGGAGCTGTCCCCGAAGTGTGAGGTGACGTTCCTGCAGTCGGAGGACGGCAGCGGCAAAGGCGCGGCGCTGATCACGGCCGTGGCGTGCCGCATCCGCGAGGCCGGCCAGCGGTAG